One Ictalurus punctatus breed USDA103 chromosome 21, Coco_2.0, whole genome shotgun sequence genomic window carries:
- the nicn1 gene encoding nicolin-1 has protein sequence MLSNYLQRKGAYYRSSTMRGDSVDCIVKSPVALQLGDVVSDSVRPGVYITDIVLSTPVSIQEISFKNYYTAYLTVRVLKNEEGSDESPAQWFTCVRNYCLMSSPHTEGGSQDYFSIYRQQMLTEPDNVINVRLILRQPSSVWLNFNIEDIKIYSLAVEEAEGDVPSWLSTITPAEEPLDLNGLPDPDSVSSSIQHMWALTEIMQSSQTSASIGRFDVDGCYDVNLLSYT, from the exons GTCCAGCACTATGCGCGGTGATTCAGTGGACTGCATAGTGAAATCCCCAGTGGCTCTACAGCTGGGCGATGTGGTGTCCGATTCAGTCCGTCCCGGTGTTTATATCACAGACATCGTACTTTCAACGCCAGTCAGT ATTCAGGAAATCTCCTTCAAGAATTACTACACAGCCTATTTGACGGTGCGAGTGTTGAAGAATGAGGAAGGGAGCGACGAGAGTCCCGCTCAGTGGTTCACCTGTGTGAGAAACTATTGCCTAATGTCCAGTCCACACACTGAAGGAGGATCACAGGACTACTTTTCCATCTACAGACAACAG ATGCTGACAGAGCCAGATAACGTTATTAACGTGCGGCTCATACTGAGACAGCCTTCTTCAGTCTGGCTGAATTTCAACATAGAAGACATCAAAATATACTCATTGGCAGTTGAA gAAGCAGAGGGAGACGTTCCTTCCTGGTTATCTACCATCACACCCGCTGAAGAGCCTCTTGATTTGAAT GGGCTTCCTGATCCAGACAGTGTGTCATCCAGTATTCAGCACATGTGGGCTCTCACTGAGATCATGCAGTCAAGCCAGACCTCCGCTTCCATCGGCCGCTTTGAT GTGGATGGCTGCTATGATGTCAACCTGCTTTCATACACTTAA
- the nicn1 gene encoding nicolin-1 isoform X1, with translation MRGDSVDCIVKSPVALQLGDVVSDSVRPGVYITDIVLSTPVSIQEISFKNYYTAYLTVRVLKNEEGSDESPAQWFTCVRNYCLMSSPHTEGGSQDYFSIYRQQMLTEPDNVINVRLILRQPSSVWLNFNIEDIKIYSLAVEGLPDPDSVSSSIQHMWALTEIMQSSQTSASIGRFDVSPSFCFSE, from the exons ATGCGCGGTGATTCAGTGGACTGCATAGTGAAATCCCCAGTGGCTCTACAGCTGGGCGATGTGGTGTCCGATTCAGTCCGTCCCGGTGTTTATATCACAGACATCGTACTTTCAACGCCAGTCAGT ATTCAGGAAATCTCCTTCAAGAATTACTACACAGCCTATTTGACGGTGCGAGTGTTGAAGAATGAGGAAGGGAGCGACGAGAGTCCCGCTCAGTGGTTCACCTGTGTGAGAAACTATTGCCTAATGTCCAGTCCACACACTGAAGGAGGATCACAGGACTACTTTTCCATCTACAGACAACAG ATGCTGACAGAGCCAGATAACGTTATTAACGTGCGGCTCATACTGAGACAGCCTTCTTCAGTCTGGCTGAATTTCAACATAGAAGACATCAAAATATACTCATTGGCAGTTGAA GGGCTTCCTGATCCAGACAGTGTGTCATCCAGTATTCAGCACATGTGGGCTCTCACTGAGATCATGCAGTCAAGCCAGACCTCCGCTTCCATCGGCCGCTTTGATGTGAGTCCCAGCTTCTGTTTCAGTGAGTGA